The nucleotide window GCCGCAGTCCGAGATGTCCTTCTTGTACGGTAACCATGTCTTGAAGGGCGCACTGGGCAAACTCTCCGAAAACATTGCTGCCGGCGACGGGGTTGTCGTGTTCTCCATGGCCGACGTGCCGTTGGGTTTCGGTGTCGCCGCGAAGTCCACGCTGGATTGTAGGAAGCTGGATCCGAACGGGATTGTTGTTCTGCACCAGGCCGATGTGGGAGAGTACTTGAGGATGGAGGATGAGCTTTGATTGATGCATTTTCTTGTAATTGGTTTTGATCCATCTTATGAAATTACATTATCTTCTATATTATCTGTACCTCCTTTGAAGTTGCCTATCTTCTATATTATCTTCGACTTCGTTCTCGTTTCATATATATTAGTTCACAGAATGGATTTGGTTTGTTGATTCGTTCTCACTTGGCTTCGTTCGCTGCTCCTCTCGCGTTTTTGGATATGTAAATCAACTTCTTGTTACGAGTTTTTTTGGATAACATAGTTTGTTCTTGTGAGTTGATTTGGTTGGTACACGGAATCTTCTTCAACTTTGTTGGTTTATTCCCTAAATGTTGCTGTTTAATTTGGGATTTTTGTACTTACtatgttcttttttcttttttttgccaagttatgtaataattatttctttctttttgcatttctggaaatttctattattttttattaatttatttttctcctttcttttttgaataATTGGAACTGTTGATATAGGATTGTGATTTATGTATAAATCCTAACACAATGTTATTATCCTACTGCATCTAAAAGAGTTTGTTTAACCAAATACTTACATGGCTAGCAAATCTGACCTGTGAATTCGGTGGATGCCTTGGAGTATAATTTAGGTTGACTAGTGAAATGGTTCACTAGTTTGACTCCTAGATGAAGGTTAAGTGAAAAATTATCATTACCATTGAATCCCTCGGCAATTTTGGTTAATTCTCTATTTTATCATTGAAGTATAAAATCAAACTATCGATTTTACTCTCAGTTGGGAGAAATGAATTGCTACTTTGTTTGTGTTGTCCATTATAATAGTAAACTAGTTTATCAAATTTTAGAAGGCTCTTAGATTCAACTATtgctctgcttttttttttttttttttttgtgttcagATTTTGTACAGGTGGATGATGATGTTGTCTGCTGTACAAGTTAATGACCTGAATTGTATTGATGAGCAATCTCTTTCTCGTCGTCTCATTGGTCTGAATTGTATTGATGAGCAATCTCTTTCTCATCGTTTCATTGGTCGACTTGACCCTTGTTATTTTGAGGTCTCTATTTGTTTTTTCAGTATGTGCCCCAAAAAGTTTTCAAGTCtttttttattgagaaattATACATAGttgctaattttattttacagcttatttttaaaaataatgaagagAACAAGACTTCCTTGTTTTACATAAATAGCCCCAGGGCAGGACTCAGTATTGCGAGTAACACTAAACTCAACTAGTAAAACCTAGTTTTATAGATATAAagattaaacaaatatttttatttttattgcagattaaattaatcttttagAAAATGAGATGAAGTATAAAATGTCAAAAAgagtaagataaaataaatacagaACTTGTATATTTAACATGTTCTTGCTCTCcctcaaaaaaaagaaaatgttccCGCTACCTATGGTCCTCCTACCCATAGTTCCCGCCCACCCTCACGTTGATCTTCCAATCTCAATCCCATGACGAAACAAAATCGAGTAACCTAAATAATGGAATTGTCTttccaaatgaataaataaacaacaaaatttaaaaggCCACATTTTATACACAGGGCTAATTTAACTATCCAAGCTCCACTATATATACAAAATGTTGAAGCTAAGCTATGACTGCAAAACTTGTTTACTTTGTTCCTCACTGAATTCAATGGCAACCAATACCTCAACTTTATCTCATGTTGCAGCACTCAGGCGTTGTCTGCATCTGCAATTTGTCCCACAGGCACATCATCTGCCTAGGCGATTGGTAATGGGCTGTGTAATAGCCTTCTACACAACCGTATTGGCAGAACTTGAAGCTATGCAAATAGTTTACCGGTTTCGTCCGGTTAAACTGCTCTACCCACATTCCCATACTCACATCTTCCATCTTAAACAACTGCATAAAGAAGAAAACACCGTCAACTTCAACCACTATGGACACCATATGCACCAGCATTAAGATACTTGAGACATTACAGGACAACAGAGAGAATGTGCAATGATACATTAGTGCACTAACCCTTAATTtattcatctcaaattcagatacAATGTAGTGTGCAATATCAGAAGACAAAACATAACCCGGTCCATTAGCATAGGGTGGGTATTCCTCTTCTGGCCACTCCTGAAAGCAAAAGACAACAATAAAGAAcaccaaaataaattatcacCAGCAAGTAGATGTGACAACAGTAAGGAAGCAAGAGCCATTgttaaattataaatcaatCACAGCCCATTCTATTAAAGTAAGTGCTCTGAATACTCAATTAAACTTTTGACTGAATGCTGTGTATGGTAAATTCAGGTAGGGATCGTGGTCTCCACAGCCCATAAAATTTAGACAACTGACAATATGGTGCTGCAACTAGGTGCTAACCATAAACAATGGGGACCTGATGGTTGATTGCAGAGTGGGAAGAATAGCAATTTTTGCATACAGTAATTATTTAGGCACAACCAATCAAAAGCTTGCaaagtattaaaataacaatgaaGTCTGTGTTAAAGTCAAGTCGGTACTGaagttattttaatatcataataatattGCATTGAGCTTTTGCTTAGTTGTGCCTAAAGAAACCGTGCTCATGCACAGATCATACATTCTTTGGATCAAATATAGACACTGTTAGTGACATATtataacaaacaaatatttttcccaGACAATGCTCACTGCTTAATTAACTATCATAAAAGCATTGCAGCAGCCAACAGGTTCTGATTACCTTATATGTCACAGCCCATTTACCACGGCGCAAGGGTTTGTGACGGTAATTAATGTTCCCAATATAAAAGCTCATAGAACGTGGAACATTCCTTGCTTGATTCATAACAGCATCAACTTTTACAAAAGTGTCATCATCACCTTTCATGATATACTCCGCAGAAACTGTGCGAACCTGTGAACAGCACAACACATCTCATATATTAACTTAAAACTATTTCCTTTATCAAACTGAAAGAACTTTAAACAATCAACAACTTACCCCATATTCACATATGGCCACTGTTTTCAACACAACAAGGTCATAGTTATCAATGTAAGGAACTATAACAATATCACCAAAATATTCTGCTTCCTTCTTCAACTCCACATTAATTTCCTTCCTCGGGTGCTGTTAAAACCATTCAACTATTAAGAAACCTACgcaacaaacaaaataacaataaaattgagACACTTGTTCACATTACCAGTGCTACAAAGAAACGAGCGACCACTTTAGAAGACTTGATAAAGCTATGCTGCATCCATGACTTCCTCACAGCCATCCGCTCAGCAAAATGGTTTCCAGCCGAAaggatccctacaaacaattcCACACCATAGCGAGGAAGATTCGGGGCACGCCATCTGGTTGAAAATTCAAGATGTTGCTGCGAAGAAACATTGGGATGCACCGAAGGCAAAGAGGCAGCAAATACAGAATGGACATCAATGTCCCCACTCAAAGTAAGACCAGTGGCATCCTCAAGAGTAAATCCCTgttcaaattaaaaacattaacatTATTATATAGCAGAACCCTCTTCAGGCTGATAAGTTGTAGAACATTGATTACCCACAGTGTGATAAGGAAAAGAGGTGACATGCCTCCCATCAACATTAATATGGTAACCCCCCAATCCAGCACTAAGAGTAAGAATAAATAGCTTGTTCTCAGAAAATGGAAATGGCCAGTCAACTGTTACTCGTTTTGGCCGCCCTATCAATCTCTTCAACCACCACGCTGCCTTGGTCTCCACTGCATccctatcatcatcatcaccccTAATCCACTTCTCACACTTCACCAACCCATCAACTGTATAAAACACAAGCCACAATATAAGTGTATCAGATACAAAACAATGATACAATTATTCTCAAAAAAGATATAGCGCAAGACACATACAAGATATATctaaataagtataaaaaaaaaatataaaatgcaataaataaatgtataattGCAATTTTGCAAATTCATATTAAGAACATACTACTTTGACATTgcgaaaaacaaaataaaaattataaatcattgcAATTATAAATCACTTCCTATAGTCTACAAGTTGGAATAGTATCAATCTCACTCCTTTCTTgtaatcattcgtaaagagaaCAATTTCCATCTTTTAGTGCTTCTATGTTTCAATATTATACATGTTTATATGCATGCGTATTAgattttcataactttttttaagacTTGCATACTTCACAAATACTCTCTTCGTtcctaaatataaatataagactTTTTTAACTAACTAATTCACAGTCAGCCAAAGATTCTTATAAAAAGAGAcagacaaaattataaataaacaaataaaaacttatatttagGGACAAAAGGAGTAGCTGAAGTATCCAAAAAGTATCGGAATTGAATCGTTTCATACATCACAACCATAGTGAATAAAACATACTTTTTCTTACCAGTATCTTCACCAGCTCTGGATTTCCAACCATCACAGCGCAATGCAGTACCCCAATGCATGCGGTAACACGTGTTGAGTTCAATCACAGGCTTCCCACTCCAATCCCCTTTCAACCTAGGGTTGAAATGCATCACCCTAGGCGGTTCCTCACCCTCCACCGTTTTCAGCCCCTGCAACTCCATCACGAACTGACACGTCTTCCGTTGCGCCCTTAACGGCTTCCCAACCACCGTTACGTGGGACCCCAACGTGAGCCCACACGGAATCACCATCACACTTCCGCGGCCCAGAAACTCGGGCCCGGACACCGAAACGGATTCCGGACACGGCCCGGATCGATTCTCAGGACTCGGAATGGGGCCCGGCGGGCTTCCTGATCTTAGTTCCTCCCAGACGGTCTTTCCCGCGCGGCAGGCGGATTGGTAGAGCTCCGAATCGAACGCGGCGTCGTTTAGGACCAAGGCGGAGACGACGCCGTTTTGGCGGCGAACGAGTTGACGGCGGGTGTGAGTGGGTTGTTGGGCGGTTCTGAAGACGAAGGGGATTTCGAGGGTGAGGAAGAGGACGTACAAGAGCGCAATGGCGATGAGAATCTGAATGGATCGTTGTCTGCTCAGTGCGACCAAATTGTCGAACTTGCCTGTTCTCCCTCTTTTCATCTCTGCTTTGGGCTTCAGAATTCGTTTCAGGTTGGTGGTGACCCTGACGACGtcgtttttgttcttgttgttggcATTGTGTTGGGGTTGATGCATCTCAAGTGCACTTTTTTCAGGTCACTTTCTGTTCGGCTTTTTTTTGCTACAAACTTTCCAATTCCATCCACCTTCAAAGTTGAAACGGTGGTGGGATTCAAAAGCAGAAAATTGCCatatcatgttattttttactttacatgaattaaaaagaaaaggttaattataattatgtcttaaattatattctatttgattttaaaaagttcaatttaattatttattcttctAATTCTAAGAtgcaaatttgaatatatatatatatttatcccTTCTTAGTTCTTACATAATAGAAACACAATTCCTTTTTGTGTTGGTCAACAGTATTTCAATGAAAATAGTATTTTCGTTCGGGAAAACAAAGCCCACCTGAGAGATGTGAATAGTAAATATAGGAGTACGAATAGCAATTCCCTTATTTTGCAGAAGAAATGACATTGGACCAGAAATTTTCTGAACACGTCGTTCTAAGTTGGGCTTTTGTTCATCTTAACTTGGGTTATCCACTTCGACAAATCCATGAGAATCacttaattaataaacatatcgacttatgaaactaaaaaaaatgttgataaagAAGACTTAAAAAAGTATTTCTACCGGAAAAAAGGATTTACAAAAAGATTTAGatggacaaaaaaatatttattcatgttACGAGGtaattgtttgtgtttgtaCTTTTCACTGTAGAGATAGAAATAGgctaactaatttttaattttcaaaacctGTTTGTTTCTTATTTGACTGGTTTATTTCTTACAAACTTTGTTTATGACCTGACCAACCTGGTCTGTATAAATCTGACCTAATCTTAAAATTTATGTAGAAGTAATTCTATATTAAAGACTTGAAATAAGCTGGGTTGTCCCTAAATAGGCCAATATACTTCTAACAGACCTACTTGTATATAAGGCCACTAAAATGGCCAATAAACTTGTTTCCTAAATATTCCATCAGCCTCTAATAACCTAGCATGCTTACAAACCTAAACTAACTCAAAATATATCACACACAACTCACAAGTACACAACTTATTCACAAACAACATAATTACtagaaaaagctcaaagataTTTCGctacaaatcaaaataattagaacTGAAGTATCCATCAGTCTCTAAATTACAACGTGCAAGACCATGTGTTGATGTTATATGACTGCTGAAATCTTCTATCAACAAGATCAAGAGAAGGACAAGTCAAATATagtttgtcttcttttttagCTTCTTACCAAAATGTCAATGATTCAGTTTTACTACTTTATATGCTCACGGGGTAGTGTATTGtcgaaaataattatatattggaaagtataaatgtaattattttcGAAAATAATTACATCTAtacttttaaacaatttttttctgatATTTTTGAACGATTTCTGAtcctttactattttttttttcttgctgaCTTGAtcctttattattaataattcaaaattttaaagcaaTTAATTTAAGATGTGAAATATGATGAGTGTTACGTTATGCATTTATAAAGAGTTTTAACTTAAAGAAACAGTTCCTTTGCTAATGTCAAGGATACAATCATAATTCATACAGATCTTCTATAAtgcttctctctttttatttggtATCGAACTAAAATTTCAACTTAAAGAATAAGTTGTTATATATGCATCTCCGTTCTTCTATTGTCAGAACATTCATAGATGTAgtttgagaaatttaaaaagGAGAAATGGGATGGGGAATGGTGTCGACCGAATTGTTTGCGAAttcattgaaaatttgaaatagtaTAAAAGATTCTGCTCGATTTGTCCACATTATACTGAACAGTAAACGTCATTTCAACATTataatatacattatttttacattcaaaacacTCGAAGTCAATTAAACCTTTTTGTTAAATGAgtccttatatattttttacaaatgctTATATCATTTCATTCAACATAGGGTAAAATATAAGAAGgaacaaactaaaaaatatgGTGACGAGATACAATCTAGACACCCTTAAAAGAGTATAAGCAACATGATTCACTTGTGTCCTAATAAAATATCTCTATGCATTTTTTAAGTGGGAGAGTTTTTTATTACACATCATAACAATATGTTCTAACTCTGAAAAATGAAGTGAATCACTTAAGAGTGTATCAACCACATCTCCACAATAATATTCTGCATGTTCATTTGGTGAACCCATTTGAGAGCTTCTAACAGGGTTGCTGCTTTAGCTTCTGCAGGTGCTGGAATGCCTTGCGCAAACCTGACTTTGCAATTATAAACTGTTTGAAATCATCCCTGATGCACATGCCATGACCATACAGGTTTTGCTCCACAAAAACTAAGGCATCTACATTGCATTTCCGCATGCCTGATGGGGGTCTTGCCCAGCATGTTGATGCGCTAGGAATTGCATATTGGGTCcacaacatttttaaaattaagcaatTTTACTCTAGCATTAGTCTATCATCTAagattatacaaaaaaaattttgaGGTGGTCGTGATTGATAATATGTTTGATTGACTTATTCATGtagaaaataaatagtattaaaatcaaagaataaaaattactttaatacattttaaaaattgaaaaatcttattttaaagaaataatttttaaaatatatcaaagcaatttttttaatattattaattttctatttaaataaGTTAGTCACACAATGTTACCCATCATGgtcatatcaatattttttgtttaattttggatGACAGATTAATGATAGATTAGAAAtgttttgagaatcaaatgtgtaattaaattattatattatatacgctaaaattatactttttttgtgaaaaaattacataaaactataagaataaaaaagtatacaaaTGAAATCAAAGTTTTTTCAACAAATGGGATATAAGTGACCTAACTCATCATAAGTCACTCAACAAAATTCCACTTATAAAATCATGAATAAGTCAAACTCAAAGTGTAATGATTAAATGtcatcataatatatatatatatatatatatatatatatatatatatatatatatatatataatattctaaATAAGTTATTAATGTTAggggattaaaattttaaatgagttTTCAAAACTAATTGTTAAGGGtttcaaaaatcattttatcttcAGAAGtcttaaaatcaaataatataggttgataaaaaaatagttgttaagaatattaatttaaaataaattaagcttgGAAAGTACTTTAAGATTagaaagtattttaaatatatctctttgcttttaaattttagaggagCCAATGATATAAATGTtcaaagaataataaattttaattaatgcgTAAATGAACGTTGTTAGATTAAAAGGGGGGAAAGCAAATTTTCCTTCCAATTAATGACATGTAAAGTGTCCATCATGGCAGCATTTTCCTTCCCCCATTGGCCTTTAACTAAACAAAGACCGAACAACAACTACGACTCCATTATCACCCACATGTGTGCTATGACTACCACCAATCTAGAAACACGATTACAATTGAaacatttgaatatatttttttatttttccataaaaTACACAAGCCTTAGGCTTACCTTACACAAAcctacaaaattttaaacatcatAACGTTAGCGTTAACAAGGCAACAACAGCAGCAAGCAATAAAACCATTTTCTTAGCTTGGgaaaaaaaaggttcaaaatATCAATCAACAATAATCTATTCTATTCTGTCTGTACCCATGGCCCTGACCTACCCTACTATTACAAAGCTGTGCCCAATACCCATTCTCATACGTAAGAGTAAGAGTATCCGGTCAACGGTCAACAACTCCCCATCCCCGGTCCCACCCTCCCATGGCGCGTGATGTTCGATCTCACCACACAAGTCCCCATCTATTGCACAGTATAAGTGGTAATGAAGACGCAAAGTGACCACCACCACCGTTGTTTTCTTCAGTTTAAGTTATCACTTTCCCCAACAACGCCTAGAACTACTACAATAccttcaccaaaaaaataaaaaagaactactaCAATACATAACAATACTACAATACAATACAATACAACAACTCTACTACGTTACAACTCCATCATATCTATCTCACTCTCTCTGTATCTCATCTTTTCTcccacaaacaaaacaaaaccaaaccgaaagagaaaaaaagagtcactttcccttctttttttttttctttttttccccagTTTCCACCTTCTCCATTTTCCAACACCGTTCTATCATGGCACACCACTCCTCACAACGTCGGAATCTAGCAGCTCCAGAATCTAACCCTACAACCCCAAACTCAAACCCAGATCTCATTCAAACCTATAAACCCTCTTTCTTGGTAAAACACTTGACAAACCTTAACCTGAGTCAAACACACAAAACCCGTCCACCCCACAAACACTCTCCTCTTATTGACACCCATTTGCAGGCAAAAGCCATGGCAACCTCTGCCATACAAGAGAAAGAGAGTACCGTGCCTGTGAAGAGAACCCACAAAGAGAAGCCCCAAAGGCACTGtttggaattggaaaggaggaaaCTTGGTGATCCTAATGACAAGGGTATGGTGGAGGATGCTAAGGTTGTAAAAGGAAAACCTAGGAATCCTCATTTGGAGaaacatgatgttgttgttgctgctgctgagAGAATGTCCGTGTCTTTGGCTCCGGGTGGGGGTGGGGGTAGAAGGAGATCCTTCTGTGGGACACAGGCTGATTTAAGAGATGTCTTTGCAATCAATGGTGCGAAAATGGTTTCGGTTGATATGCCACCCTTTATGCAGATCCATGCTGTGGATTGTGCTAGAAAGGCCATAGATAGCATGGAGAAGTTCACATCCAAGACCCTTGCACTCTCCCTCAAGAAGGTACAATTTTGCAATAATCATtgtatgtattattattattcaattgattttttttattaatttgttcgTGTTGGAACTTACTAGTAAGTTTTGGTGATTCAAAATTTGTCTCTGTGGTTTGATTGGTTGGTCAATGAAATTTGGTTGGGTGGTTGTGATTTTTGCAGGAATTTGATGGGGTGTATGGGCCGGCATGGCACTGTATTGTGGGGACTAGTTTTGGGTCTTTTGTGACCCATTCTGTTGGAGGATTTCTATATTTCTCcatggataaaaaattatacatccTCTTATTTAAGACCGCTGTACATAAAGCAGCTTGAAGCAGGGTGAATTCTTTATTGCTCAGAACATAAGATTTTTGGGATACATTTTTatcttagaaagaaaaaaaaaaaagggcttAGAGTGGCAGCATTCCTCTGCACATTACCTCTGCTTCAAAAAGGGATCACCCACTTTGTTTCGGTTTAATTCTACTACCTAAGTGGGTCTGAAGATGCTAATGCGGTGTAACAAATGGAGTTAATTGAAGAAACCAACTTTACAAGCAACGTGCACCGAttgttgttgtttgtgtatCTACATATGTACCTATCTTTTTGACTGAAATCGAATTTGATTGtacaattatttagaattttaatttataaagtaTTTCATACTTTCCAATTGTATCTGAAGTATGCGgacatttcatatttttaacaaCAAATTTCTGGCTAACCATTATGATTAAAAAGTTTTGTTTATGTTTGAAGGGTATGCTCTTctaaattgttttaataaaCTGCAGCTTAACATGTGATGTTGCCATATTGTGTTAGTTACAAATTTTGGTAGGGGGTAATCTTCATCTTAGTTGCTATCTCAATATTAGCAATATCGTGACTACCAAATATAGTGTCCCTATCAGTCATTGTTATGTGTTTGTTGTTTATCAAATAACTTAGTAACAATGTGCTAAAGTAAAGAAGAAAATGGAAATAGCTGGGATTTCTAATCTGATCAAGCATTTTGTTCGTAGTCATGAAAGGGCACAGAAGGGGCTGTTTGTATTCTCACGTCGCTCTCGCTCACTACTTCTTGCCTTCAAAAATGTGCAATCATTCAACTTTTACATATATTTGGGGTCCATGGCATTAAATTTTAGGCATGAGTCCCCATCCTCATTCTTGTCCATTTCTTATTTCTCGTGTGTGAGGAGCTATACAAGTTCTTAATCCTTTGATAAAGAATTTGAATCTCGTCTTCCATTGCATAGATTagctaaaattaattcaaattgttGCATTGACCCGAATAACCAGGAAATTGTTGGCAGCAGTGGACAGTGGGGTTTGGTATATATATTTGATGTCATGTCTTCCAAATTTCACAAATATGGTTCTATGACCTGAATTTTATAGTTTCGGTGGGTTCTATTAATTACGtgaattacattaaatattgaatttaatGAGAAGGAGCTTAGTGGGATTTTTCTAT belongs to Glycine soja cultivar W05 chromosome 5, ASM419377v2, whole genome shotgun sequence and includes:
- the LOC114411903 gene encoding hydroxyproline O-galactosyltransferase GALT6-like — translated: MHQPQHNANNKNKNDVVRVTTNLKRILKPKAEMKRGRTGKFDNLVALSRQRSIQILIAIALLYVLFLTLEIPFVFRTAQQPTHTRRQLVRRQNGVVSALVLNDAAFDSELYQSACRAGKTVWEELRSGSPPGPIPSPENRSGPCPESVSVSGPEFLGRGSVMVIPCGLTLGSHVTVVGKPLRAQRKTCQFVMELQGLKTVEGEEPPRVMHFNPRLKGDWSGKPVIELNTCYRMHWGTALRCDGWKSRAGEDTVDGLVKCEKWIRGDDDDRDAVETKAAWWLKRLIGRPKRVTVDWPFPFSENKLFILTLSAGLGGYHINVDGRHVTSFPYHTGFTLEDATGLTLSGDIDVHSVFAASLPSVHPNVSSQQHLEFSTRWRAPNLPRYGVELFVGILSAGNHFAERMAVRKSWMQHSFIKSSKVVARFFVALHPRKEINVELKKEAEYFGDIVIVPYIDNYDLVVLKTVAICEYGVRTVSAEYIMKGDDDTFVKVDAVMNQARNVPRSMSFYIGNINYRHKPLRRGKWAVTYKEWPEEEYPPYANGPGYVLSSDIAHYIVSEFEMNKLRLFKMEDVSMGMWVEQFNRTKPVNYLHSFKFCQYGCVEGYYTAHYQSPRQMMCLWDKLQMQTTPECCNMR
- the LOC114411907 gene encoding uncharacterized protein LOC114411907, whose product is MAHHSSQRRNLAAPESNPTTPNSNPDLIQTYKPSFLVKHLTNLNLSQTHKTRPPHKHSPLIDTHLQAKAMATSAIQEKESTVPVKRTHKEKPQRHCLELERRKLGDPNDKGMVEDAKVVKGKPRNPHLEKHDVVVAAAERMSVSLAPGGGGGRRRSFCGTQADLRDVFAINGAKMVSVDMPPFMQIHAVDCARKAIDSMEKFTSKTLALSLKKEFDGVYGPAWHCIVGTSFGSFVTHSVGGFLYFSMDKKLYILLFKTAVHKAA